The Geotrypetes seraphini chromosome 6, aGeoSer1.1, whole genome shotgun sequence genome includes a window with the following:
- the NR0B1 gene encoding nuclear receptor subfamily 0 group B member 1: MACLERSHCCVNNRKHTSILYKILKSEEQKGPLSSHHQEEDSGHAQGCTCSCQRKAALKSPQVACKAASAVLVKTLRFVKNVPCFQELPLEDQLLLVRKCWAPLLVLGLAQDRVDFETVETPEPSMLQRILTSRQEQSELETLQHELPSASEIQGIKSFLIMCWSLDVSTKEYVYLKGTVLFNPELAGLLCTQYIEGLQREAKQALNEHVGTTHRWDKSRFAKLNVLLSLLRSINANTVAELFFKPIIGSVNMEDMLLEMVSAKF, encoded by the exons ATGGCTTGCCTGGAGAGAAGTCACTGCTGCGTGAACAACAGAAAGCATACCAGCATTTTATATAAGATTTTAAAGAGCGAGGAGCAGAAGGGACCCCTTAGCAGCCACCACCAAGAAGAGGACAGTGGACACGCACAGGGCTGCACCTGCAGCTGCCAGAGGAAGGCAGCCCTGAAGAGTCCGCAGGTTGCCTGCAAGGCTGCCTCTGCGGTGCTGGTGAAGACACTGAGGTTCGTTAAAAATGTGCCCTGCTTTCAGGAGCTTCCCCTGGAAGATCAGCTCCTGCTGGTTCGGAAGTGCTGGGCCCCTCTGTTGGTTCTGGGACTGGCCCAAGACAGGGTGGATTTTGAGACAGTGGAAACCCCTGAGCCCAGCATGTTGCAGAGGATTTTAACTAGCAGGCAAGAGCAATCTGAGCTGGAGACTCTCCAACATGAGCTCCCTTCAGCTTCTGAGATCCAGGGCATCAAAAGCTTCCTAATCATGTGCTGGAGTCTGGACGTTAGCACCAAGGAGTACGTCTATCTGAAGGGGACTGTCCTCTTCAACCCAG AGCTGGCAGGACTGCTCTGCACACAGTACATTGAGGGACTACAGAGGGAAGCGAAGCAAGCCCTCAACGAACACGTTGGAACGACGCACAGATGGGACAAGAGCAGATTTGCCAAGTTAAATGTTCTTCTCTCCTTGCTTAGATCCATTAATGCTAATACTGTGGCAGAACTCTTCTTTAAGCCCATCATTGGCTCTGTAAATATGGAAGACATGCTTCTGGAAATGGTCTCTGCAAAATTCTAG